The following are encoded together in the Zygosaccharomyces rouxii strain CBS732 chromosome C complete sequence genome:
- the SPO71 gene encoding Spo71p (similar to uniprot|Q03868 Saccharomyces cerevisiae YDR104C SPO71 Meiosis-specific protein of unknown function required for spore wall formation during sporulation dispensable for both nuclear divisions during meiosis), which translates to MTLSTEEVINIVIDDEKYTKHVNSHSLPSDAKVRIFEIPKSSFTAFRLSYASPVELSLSSKVVLLGGVPEHWYQAQTDSFKRELLKAKTPKVRGRVDKLTKYGLRAVYNSENFEEEISSDPCSKEGQDIEEPHFPDVSGQTPGKIKHSATSNSDGFRRLKRNTQQSPFIQAVDFYQTPSFSRRGKLKASSKTSGDIPTIASLNKGPLRKVLTQIDECEESSPDHNLPDRSLNEDKGQNDALSEKSSGRLRRPSTSISSGKSDHDSHQDRQLLDQLYREQELNEIEMNKLLNGVPPSLNQDTQSTDTYVSAAAESDDVRESREGDHGSTTSVISSSAGSTLSIADASRPYRPTNSVDNTKHYNLNFNLQDPPSHQKRSIDQTLSTQKHIQDSKEPSVVFMKAMALSKDYKRLSVLKPNPEQISSDQRGKPTESDKNLSPKVHRLKLESFNDKREGMVARVRQGFSRRYGSHSSHLHRDRSGPIVMMDKMLVMVKNAISQRNPIADFSEAEPIDTRVTYRWREYLVVARLTHRNDHPILIQFCHGKHFSHLQRDDERDDGPGNGNTLDFYVSKNCIVGLYNLLDNTIFIEKPDDKLNSHTLEELYGVKDSDLSTLRFYILKCRTLASTSKWYDFLQNVTGMPPISNKISLRVPEANVLFTVHLNKDALERLDQIEVRERKTLKISCLPRGYCVFQIPILRYLSVTVDEKLRAAGYSEVVKRWEGINVNLGCNFRHYDMINWCPGYQGTSLRSLSALFQSHVLEFRPYTYYGRKLNLTDGSTLLEPAAVEGFLLKLTNYKGLDKNVLGKPYLKPAYFFTSENLLFTMGSIKSTPPVPLELLISATDQSDEEKVNTSLKDLPEVYEQNPYPLDLESHIEWLKDKLDEEVFALNDYYAFKCFNRRIIQILKSEGLLDMTDIEEVYQGSITDIQSHEINYQIYNQARSTFWKVEKSLNETAQSLIFIQTKDRRIMKLLAPNQTVCKEWVTRLRALVKYWKEKQESDFRKLWSTKVQNIKNLKIDEVEEANINGRTPKWMTERGVTDPSIYNINALAVLRPILHRGVLHQKPKKHSVFSKYWVVLIPGFLILYRYFRKSKTGYVKSSIDHVHHMTIPIEECYVYSGTLTELDLIDRDKTFDEFNPGSHSLPRIYDDGWTSSETETSRCFTLWFGKKKILSKSSRNLREQSGQNNSPQISDLKNEPASGNLQNPNMIKMVKQLGVSGRSMVFMARSRQERDIWVLSLHYELERLMNYSR; encoded by the coding sequence ATGACTCTCAGCACCGAGGAAGTTATCAACATTGTGAtagatgatgagaaataCACAAAGCATGTGAACTCACATTCGCTACCAAGCGATGCAAAGGTAAGGATTTTTGAGATTCCAAAATCTTCGTTTACCGCCTTTAGATTGTCATATGCATCTCCCGTTGAGCTCTCTCTATCATCTAAAGTAGTTCTGTTGGGTGGAGTTCCAGAACACTGGTATCAAGCACAGACAGACAGCTTTAAGCGAGAGCTGTTGAAAGCGAAAACTCCAAAGGTTAGAGGAAGGGTGGAcaaattgaccaaatatGGGTTAAGAGCTGTTTATAATTCAGAGAAtttcgaagaagaaatatcATCGGACCCATGTTCTAAAGAAGGGCAAGATATTGAAGAGCCACATTTTCCTGATGTTAGTGGTCAGACTCCAGGGAAGATCAAGCATTCAGCCACTTCCAATTCTGATGGTTTCCGTCgattaaaaagaaatacGCAGCAATCACCTTTCATTCAGGCGGTAGATTTTTATCAGACACCATCCTTTTCGAGGAGGGGCAAATTAAAGGCTTCAAGTAAGACCTCTGGGGATATACCCACGATTGCTTCCTTGAATAAGGGGCCGCTCAGAAAGGTTCTGACACAAATTGATGAGTGTGAGGAAAGTTCTCCTGATCATAATTTACCTGATAGAAGTTTGAATGAGGATAAGGGACAGAATGATGCATTGAGCGAAAAAAGTTCTGGTCGGCTTCGAAGACCGTCCACCAGTATTTCCTCTGGGAAAAGTGATCATGATTCACATCAAGATCGACAACTCTTAGACCAGTTGTATCGTGAGCAAGAACTCAATGAAATAGaaatgaacaaattgttgaatGGGGTTCCTCCTTCACTGAATCAAGACACTCAATCTACAGATACTTACGTGTCGGCGGCAGCTGAATCAGATGATGTAAGGGAGTCAAGGGAGGGTGATCATGGATCTACAACATCAGTGATTTCCTCATCAGCAGGTTCCACACTTTCAATTGCAGATGCTTCCAGACCATATAGACCCACCAATTCTGTCGATAACACAAAACATTATAATTTAAACTTTAACCTGCAGGACCCTCCTTCTCATCagaaaagatcaattgatcaaactTTGAGTACACAAAAACATATTCAAGATTCGAAGGAGCCGTCTGTGGTTTTTATGAAGGCAATGGCACTCTCAAAGGATTATAAGAGGTTGTCAGTTTTGAAGCCTAATCCAGAACAAATATCATCGGATCAAAGAGGTAAACCAACTGAATCGGATAAGAATTTAAGCCCTAAGGTACACAGACTTAAATTGGAGTCCTTCAATGATAAACGTGAGGGGATGGTCGCCAGAGTAAGACAAGGCTTTTCACGAAGATATGGTTCTCATTCCTCTCATTTACATCGGGATCGATCAGGCCCAATTGTAATGATGGACAAAATGTTAGTTATGGTTAAAAATGCGATTAGCCAAAGAAACCCAATTGCAGATTTTTCTGAAGCGGAACCAATAGACACAAGGGTAACTTACAGGTGGAGGGAATACCTAGTTGTAGCTAGACTCACGCATCGAAATGATCATCCAATTTTGATACAGTTTTGTCACGGGAAACATTTCTCACATTTGCAACGTGATGATGAACGTGATGATGGTCCTGGCAATGGGAATACGTTGGATTTTTACGTGAGCAAAAATTGCATAGTGGGGCTTTACAATCTTCTGGACAACACAATCTTCATTGAAAAACCGGACGATAAACTTAACTCACATACTTTGGAAGAGCTTTATGGGGTGAAAGATTCAGATCTGTCGACCTTAAGGTTCTACATTCTGAAATGTCGTACCTTAGCGTCCACTAGTAAATGGTATgattttttacaaaatgtaACGGGCATGCCGCCTATTTCCAATAAAATTTCGTTGCGAGTTCCTGAAGCTAACGTTTTGTTCACCGTgcatttgaacaaagatGCGTTGGAGCGGTTGGATCAAATAGAGGTGCGTGAACGTAAGACATTGAAGATATCATGTCTCCCCAGAGGTTATTGTGTCTTCCAGATCCCCATACTAAGGTACCTTTCAGTAACCGTCGATGAAAAGCTAAGAGCTGCCGGTTACAGTGAGGTAGTTAAAAGATGGGAGGGAATTAATGTCAACTTAGGTTGTAATTTTAGGCATTATGACATGATAAATTGGTGTCCCGGATATCAAGGGACTTCGTTGAGAAGCTTATCTGCTCTTTTTCAGTCACACGTGCTTGAATTTAGACCTTATACTTATTATGGAAGAAAGTTGAATTTAACCGACGGTTCTACATTGTTGGAACCTGCTGCAGTGGAAGGTTTCCTTCTGAAATTGACTAATTATAAGGGCCTAGATAAGAATGTTTTAGGTAAGCCCTATCTTAAGCCAGcttattttttcaccagtgAGAACTTGTTATTTACTATGGGGTCTATTAAATCCACCCCACCGGTTCCTTTGGAACTATTAATCTCTGCCACTGATCAGTCTGATGAGGAAAAAGTTAATACAAGTCTAAAGGATTTACCAGAAGTATATGAACAAAATCCATATCCTCTAGACCTGGAAAGTCACATTGAATGGTTGAAGGACAagttggatgaagaagtttttGCCCTTAATGACTACTATGCCTTCAAGTGCTTTAATAGAAGAATTATCCAAATTCTGAAGTCTGAAGGTCTACTTGACATGACAGATATCGAAGAGGTATATCAGGGATCTATTACTGACATACAATCGCATGAGATAAACTATCAAATTTATAATCAAGCCAGAAGTACATTTTGGAAGGTTGAAAAATCATTGAATGAAACTGCTCAGTCATTAATTTTCATTCAAACAAAGGATCGGCGTATTATGAAGTTGCTAGCGCCGAATCAGACCGTCTGCAAAGAGTGGGTTACTAGGTTAAGGGCACTTGTTAAATATTGGAAGGAAAAGCAAGAAAGTGATTTCAGGAAATTGTGGAGTACTAAGGTTCAAAATattaagaatttgaagatcgATGAAGTGGAGGAGGCTAATATTAATGGTCGTACTCCTAAGTGGATGACTGAAAGAGGAGTGACAGACCCGAGCATATATAATATCAATGCTCTTGCTGTGCTCCGTCCTATCCTCCATAGAGGCGTTTTACATCAGAAACCCAAGAAACATTCtgttttttccaaatattggGTGGTTCTCATTCCTGGctttttgattttgtaCCGCTATTTCAGGAAGTCCAAGACTGGCTATGTCAAATCATCCATCGATCATGTTCATCACATGacaattccaattgagGAGTGTTACGTGTATTCTGGTACGCTTACGGAGCTAGATCTAATTGATAGGGATAAAActtttgatgaatttaatcCAGGAAGTCACTCTTTGCCTCGCATTTACGATGATGGTTGGACTTCCAGTGAAACTGAGACATCGAGATGCTTTACACTTTGgtttggtaaaaaaaagattttatccaaatcaTCCAGAAACTTACGAGAACAGAGTGGCCAAAATAATAGCCCTCAGATCTCTGACCTGAAAAATGAGCCTGCGAGTGGTAATTTACAGAACCCTAATatgataaaaatggtaaaacAACTTGGGGTCAGTGGAAGATCTATGGTCTTTATGGCTAGATCAAGACAAGAAAGAGACATATGGGTGCTTTCACTGCATTATGAACTGGAACGTTTGATGAATTATAGCAGATAG